The following are encoded together in the Arcobacter aquimarinus genome:
- a CDS encoding ABC transporter ATP-binding protein → MIKIKNLNKLFYENSKKEFYALKDINLEIQTSSFVVLKGVSGSGKSTLLSLIATMDKPTSGEIIIDNESVAKLPDLHSSNFRAKKIGFIFQSYNLFNELSVKDNISIPLIPLGYSQKQIDEKVLKSLEIANISHKKDELVLNLSGGEKQRCAIARALVNDSNIILCDEPTANLDYDNSIRFIETLKELKKLNKTIIVATHDPIFDNLDFVDKIINIKNGIICE, encoded by the coding sequence ATGATAAAAATAAAAAATTTAAATAAACTATTTTATGAAAACAGTAAAAAAGAGTTTTACGCATTAAAAGATATAAATTTAGAGATTCAAACTTCATCTTTTGTTGTCCTAAAAGGAGTTAGTGGAAGTGGAAAATCTACTTTGCTTTCATTAATTGCAACTATGGATAAACCAACAAGTGGTGAGATTATAATAGATAATGAGAGTGTTGCAAAACTTCCTGATTTACACAGCTCCAATTTTAGAGCTAAAAAAATAGGTTTTATTTTTCAATCATATAACTTATTTAACGAATTAAGTGTAAAAGATAATATTTCAATTCCACTTATTCCTCTTGGATACTCACAAAAACAAATAGATGAAAAAGTTTTAAAAAGTTTAGAAATTGCAAATATTTCCCATAAAAAAGATGAATTAGTATTAAATCTTTCAGGTGGAGAAAAACAAAGATGCGCAATAGCAAGAGCTTTAGTAAATGATTCAAATATTATTCTTTGTGATGAGCCAACTGCAAATTTAGATTATGATAACTCTATTAGATTTATAGAAACCCTAAAAGAATTAAAAAAACTTAATAAAACTATTATTGTAGCTACACATGACCCTATTTTTGATAATCTTGATTTTGTAGATAAAATTATAAATATAAAAAATGGAATAATTTGTGAATAA
- a CDS encoding lysophospholipid acyltransferase family protein, translated as MARIRGIILFIQFSITVAITVMFMYIFRNHTHKVIKVWMKFQMYVLGIKLEIEGKLDESCDMVIMNHQSLLDIIVIEYIHSRDLAWVAKKEIADLFFFGHIIKAPRMISVDRENKAGIIHLLKEAKDRLDKGRPIAMFPEGTRSDGTKMSSFKPGAKMIANKYNLKVQPIILFNTRNIVDSKSLKATPGIVKVTFLEPVQASKDSTWFEDTEIKMKEVFSKEYKSYVS; from the coding sequence TTGGCACGAATTAGAGGAATTATACTTTTTATACAGTTTTCAATTACTGTTGCTATTACTGTTATGTTTATGTATATATTTAGAAATCATACTCATAAGGTTATAAAAGTTTGGATGAAATTTCAAATGTATGTTTTAGGAATAAAACTTGAAATAGAAGGAAAGTTGGATGAATCTTGTGATATGGTAATAATGAATCATCAATCTTTACTTGATATTATAGTTATTGAATATATTCATTCACGAGATTTAGCATGGGTTGCAAAAAAAGAGATAGCTGATTTATTCTTTTTTGGACATATAATTAAAGCACCAAGAATGATAAGTGTTGATAGAGAAAATAAAGCAGGTATTATTCATTTATTGAAAGAAGCAAAAGATAGACTAGATAAAGGAAGACCAATTGCTATGTTTCCTGAAGGAACTAGAAGTGATGGTACTAAAATGAGTAGTTTTAAGCCAGGTGCAAAAATGATTGCTAATAAATATAATCTTAAAGTACAACCTATTATATTATTTAATACAAGAAATATTGTTGATTCTAAAAGTTTAAAAGCAACGCCTGGTATTGTAAAAGTTACTTTTTTAGAACCAGTTCAAGCATCAAAAGATAGTACTTGGTTCGAAGATACAGAAATAAAAATGAAAGAAGTTTTTAGTAAAGAGTATAAAAGTTATGTCTCTTAG
- a CDS encoding tRNA pseudouridine(13) synthase TruD: MIRRIYPLNDKILNFKFVQNEEDFIVEEQPIKFSLNGSFLILKIKKTNCDTWELIDRLAKFLGIYSNEIGYAGLKDKRATTTQYISIPKKYSKEIKLFRNKKIEILETFLHNEKLNIGDLEGNRFKINLHNVEISDVNHIQKIIKIISKKGIPNYFGYQRFGKEVVENFEKAKAVVYGEEIVKDKKLSKMLISAYQSSFFNAWLVERLSISKEEFALLDGDIFLDLEKNKIFTPKAITQNILNDFKSQKITPTGLLPGRKVFKAMGEAFKIESKYDDIYIQEKGYRREAIVYPKSISCKYDASRNICTLDFILPKGSYATVLVEYLANRNFS, from the coding sequence TTGATAAGAAGAATTTATCCATTAAATGACAAAATTTTAAATTTTAAATTTGTTCAAAATGAAGAGGATTTTATTGTTGAAGAACAACCAATAAAATTCTCTTTAAATGGAAGTTTTCTTATATTAAAAATTAAAAAAACAAATTGTGATACGTGGGAATTAATCGATAGATTAGCAAAATTTTTAGGTATTTACTCAAATGAGATAGGTTATGCTGGTTTAAAAGATAAAAGAGCTACAACTACTCAATATATAAGTATTCCAAAAAAATATTCAAAAGAGATAAAACTTTTTAGAAATAAAAAGATAGAGATTTTAGAAACTTTTTTACATAATGAAAAATTAAACATTGGTGACTTAGAAGGAAATCGATTTAAAATAAATTTACATAATGTAGAAATTTCAGACGTAAATCATATTCAAAAAATTATTAAAATTATCTCAAAAAAAGGAATTCCAAATTATTTTGGTTATCAAAGATTTGGAAAAGAAGTTGTTGAAAATTTTGAAAAAGCAAAAGCTGTAGTTTATGGTGAAGAAATTGTTAAAGATAAAAAGTTATCTAAAATGTTAATTTCAGCATATCAAAGTAGCTTTTTTAATGCTTGGCTTGTTGAAAGACTTTCTATTTCAAAAGAAGAATTTGCATTACTTGATGGAGATATTTTTTTAGATTTAGAAAAAAATAAAATATTTACACCAAAAGCAATAACACAAAATATTCTAAATGATTTTAAGTCTCAAAAAATTACTCCAACAGGACTTTTACCGGGAAGAAAAGTTTTTAAAGCAATGGGTGAAGCTTTTAAAATAGAGAGTAAATATGATGATATTTATATTCAAGAGAAAGGTTATAGAAGGGAAGCTATTGTATATCCTAAAAGTATTAGTTGTAAATATGATGCTTCAAGAAATATTTGCACTTTAGATTTTATATTACCAAAAGGTTCTTACGCAACAGTTTTAGTTGAGTATTTAGCAAATAGAAATTTTTCTTAG
- a CDS encoding SH3 domain-containing protein encodes MKKTFITILLFNIFLSLNLFAAKNLYLSYKKIPTNVYKNQKFELTVKALITTTNFDNLTTSFSNYSNIAILNPNSQWKKISYDVYENTFYFKVKSNNFRLPDIEVKLLNGNSIIDTSQLSTIPIRYSDIGKGDERYSNVIADKILLKAYKTKQYNNNEALTIIDIDGINSNLEDFKLKNIEEQGVSAIKESDATQNLVYYFVTPIYQKNLIFTYYNSATKSFKDVKVPLILQNELVSTQTDLNPNDSTFEKYKKIATLVLFGILFLLTVWKRKKILIFLTIISFVIALFYNLPNAKGVVKKDSFVYILPTKNSTIFFKIENDQKVEILEKKNGFIKILGLENGFIGWIKEESFGTN; translated from the coding sequence ATGAAAAAAACATTTATAACAATATTACTTTTTAATATTTTTTTATCATTAAATTTATTTGCTGCAAAAAATCTTTATTTATCATATAAAAAAATTCCGACAAATGTTTATAAAAATCAAAAATTTGAACTTACAGTCAAAGCATTAATCACTACAACAAATTTTGATAATTTAACTACATCTTTTTCTAATTATTCTAATATTGCTATATTAAATCCAAATAGCCAATGGAAAAAAATCTCTTATGATGTATATGAAAATACTTTTTATTTTAAAGTTAAAAGTAATAATTTTAGATTACCTGATATTGAAGTGAAGCTATTAAATGGAAACAGTATAATAGATACAAGTCAACTTTCTACAATACCTATTAGATATTCTGATATAGGAAAAGGTGACGAAAGATATTCAAATGTTATTGCAGATAAGATTCTTCTCAAAGCTTATAAAACAAAGCAATACAATAATAATGAAGCTCTTACTATAATAGACATTGATGGTATAAACTCAAATTTAGAAGACTTTAAATTAAAAAATATTGAAGAACAAGGTGTTTCAGCAATTAAAGAATCAGATGCTACTCAAAATTTAGTATATTATTTTGTAACACCAATATATCAAAAAAATCTAATTTTTACATATTATAATTCTGCTACAAAAAGTTTTAAAGACGTAAAAGTACCATTGATTTTACAAAATGAGCTTGTTAGCACACAAACAGATTTGAATCCTAATGATTCAACATTTGAAAAGTATAAAAAAATTGCTACATTAGTTTTGTTTGGAATTTTATTTTTATTAACAGTTTGGAAAAGAAAAAAGATTTTAATATTTTTAACTATTATTTCATTTGTAATAGCTTTATTTTATAATTTACCAAATGCAAAAGGTGTAGTAAAAAAAGATTCATTTGTTTACATATTACCTACAAAAAATTCAACTATATTTTTCAAAATTGAGAATGATCAAAAAGTTGAGATATTAGAAAAGAAAAATGGATTTATAAAAATTCTTGGTTTAGAGAATGGATTTATAGGTTGGATAAAGGAAGAAAGTTTTGGCACGAATTAG
- a CDS encoding ABC transporter permease, with the protein MKNSVFLNFLFLLLIKHKSKHIAILIISIIIVFLSSSVLFLSSSLKKEIFQTIENQSDFIVQKINNGKVIDTPTSWIEDFSSINGISKIEQRVYGSYYFMPENVYFTIVGVDLFEEHTNKNIKELLNILNISNFLEQDSMIIGNGVKKLFDKYHYFDSYDFKLFNKDIKEVKIFKDLPKEMNLVANDLIIMDITLAKEILNIKENESSDIVLNVPNDLEKQNIKEQLLLKHSNIRILEKEELKKMYENMFNYKGGIFLILFIVVLFTFVLILYQRYSMISSNDKREIGILKAVGWSIKDIIKLKIMENFLVAFIAFLLGIIISYIFVFILNAPLLKNIFIGFSNMENDFIISTNIEFSTLITLFLFFIIPFLSAVLIPVWKIAIIDSTKSMK; encoded by the coding sequence ATGAAAAATAGTGTATTTCTAAATTTTTTATTTTTGCTATTAATTAAACACAAATCAAAACATATTGCAATTCTAATTATTTCAATTATTATTGTTTTTTTATCATCTTCTGTTTTATTTTTATCAAGTAGTTTAAAAAAAGAGATTTTTCAAACTATAGAAAATCAAAGTGATTTTATTGTTCAAAAAATAAATAATGGAAAAGTTATTGATACTCCAACTTCATGGATTGAAGATTTTTCTTCGATAAATGGTATTTCAAAGATTGAGCAAAGAGTTTATGGTTCTTACTATTTTATGCCAGAAAATGTTTATTTTACAATTGTTGGTGTTGATTTATTTGAAGAGCATACAAATAAAAATATAAAAGAACTTCTTAACATTTTAAATATCTCTAATTTTTTAGAACAAGATTCTATGATAATTGGAAATGGTGTCAAAAAACTTTTTGATAAATATCACTATTTTGATTCTTATGATTTTAAATTATTTAATAAAGATATAAAAGAAGTAAAAATATTTAAAGATTTACCCAAAGAGATGAATTTAGTTGCAAATGATTTAATAATTATGGATATAACTCTTGCAAAAGAGATTTTAAACATAAAAGAGAACGAATCTTCAGATATTGTGTTAAATGTGCCAAATGATTTAGAAAAACAAAATATAAAAGAACAATTATTATTGAAACACTCAAATATAAGAATTTTAGAAAAAGAAGAATTGAAAAAAATGTATGAAAATATGTTTAACTACAAAGGTGGAATTTTTTTAATTCTTTTTATTGTTGTATTATTTACTTTTGTATTAATTTTATATCAAAGATATTCAATGATTAGTTCAAATGACAAAAGGGAAATAGGCATTTTAAAAGCTGTTGGTTGGAGTATTAAAGATATTATTAAACTAAAAATTATGGAAAATTTTTTGGTAGCTTTTATAGCATTTTTACTAGGAATTATAATTTCATATATTTTTGTTTTTATTTTAAATGCTCCTTTATTAAAAAATATATTTATAGGTTTTTCAAATATGGAAAATGATTTTATAATTTCAACAAATATTGAATTTAGCACTTTGATTACTCTATTCTTATTTTTCATCATTCCTTTTTTAAGTGCTGTATTAATTCCTGTTTGGAAAATTGCTATTATTGATTCTACAAAGAGCATGAAATGA
- a CDS encoding S41 family peptidase, which translates to MNRLLLTSTIALFLSQSAFSKEEIAQPEQTRFESLSKLTKVIGTVEKYYVDDIKLQEIVDKALKGLMQELDAHSSYLDKKASKEMNIQTKGEFGGLGITVGMRDGALTVISPIDDTPAFKAGVKSGDIILKINELSTIGITLDEAVNLMRGEPKTDITITVVRKGELKPLEIKMKRDIIKIQSVFAKKIENEDVIYLRVSSFDNKVTEDLEKIINENKNAKGFILDLRNNPGGLLNQAIGVVDLFVDKGVIVSQKGRAEEDEEKFEASSFNTKSKLPLVVLVNEGSASASEIVSGSLQDHKRAIVIGEKTFGKGSVQAVLPIENDRSENIKLTIAKYYLPSGRTIQATGVTPDVIVHSGKVTQNEDDKFKIKEADLKKHLEGELEKVDEVKKEEKILSDETKKVITGEDLLEDNQLNTSLAILKSLIIMNK; encoded by the coding sequence ATGAACAGATTATTATTGACTTCAACCATAGCGTTATTTTTATCACAGTCTGCATTTTCAAAAGAAGAAATTGCTCAACCAGAACAAACAAGATTTGAATCTTTGTCTAAACTTACAAAAGTTATTGGTACAGTTGAAAAATATTATGTTGATGACATAAAATTACAAGAAATCGTTGATAAAGCTTTAAAAGGATTGATGCAAGAGTTAGATGCTCATTCAAGTTACTTAGATAAAAAAGCTTCTAAAGAGATGAATATTCAAACAAAAGGTGAGTTTGGAGGATTAGGAATAACTGTAGGTATGAGAGATGGTGCATTGACAGTTATTTCCCCAATAGATGATACTCCAGCATTTAAAGCAGGTGTAAAATCTGGAGATATTATTTTAAAAATAAATGAATTATCTACAATTGGCATCACTTTAGATGAAGCTGTTAATCTAATGAGAGGTGAACCAAAAACTGATATTACAATTACAGTTGTAAGAAAAGGTGAATTAAAACCTCTTGAGATAAAAATGAAAAGAGATATTATTAAAATACAATCAGTATTTGCTAAAAAAATAGAGAATGAAGATGTAATATATTTAAGAGTTTCAAGTTTTGATAATAAAGTTACTGAAGATTTAGAAAAAATAATAAATGAAAATAAAAATGCAAAAGGATTTATTTTAGATTTAAGAAATAATCCAGGTGGATTGTTAAATCAAGCAATAGGTGTTGTAGATTTATTTGTTGACAAAGGTGTTATTGTTTCTCAAAAAGGTAGAGCAGAAGAGGATGAAGAAAAATTTGAAGCTTCATCTTTTAACACTAAATCAAAATTACCTTTAGTTGTTCTTGTAAATGAAGGTTCTGCATCTGCTTCTGAGATAGTAAGTGGTTCATTACAAGATCATAAAAGAGCAATAGTTATAGGGGAAAAAACATTTGGTAAAGGTTCAGTTCAAGCTGTTCTTCCAATAGAAAATGATAGAAGTGAAAATATCAAACTTACAATTGCAAAATATTATTTACCAAGTGGAAGAACTATTCAAGCTACAGGAGTAACACCTGATGTTATCGTTCATTCTGGAAAAGTTACTCAAAATGAAGATGATAAATTCAAGATAAAAGAAGCTGATTTAAAAAAACATCTTGAAGGAGAACTTGAAAAAGTAGACGAGGTAAAAAAAGAAGAGAAAATATTAAGTGATGAGACAAAAAAAGTAATTACAGGTGAAGACTTGTTGGAAGATAATCAATTGAATACTTCATTAGCAATCTTGAAAAGTTTAATAATTATGAATAAATAA
- the purQ gene encoding phosphoribosylformylglycinamidine synthase I, which yields MKISVLQFPGTNCEYDTKYAFEQLGCDVEIIWHKSKEIPADTDLVVIPGGFSYGDYLRSGAIARFANIMESVKEYASKGGKVLGICNGFQILLEAGLLPGAMKRNDSLHFISKFHTLKVINNDNLFLGLTKKDEILNIPVAHHDGNYYIDNEGLKELEVNGQILLKYCDKDGNLVNMNGSVSNIAGICNKEKNVFGLMPHPERAIEELLGSTDGINMLKGFLQ from the coding sequence ATGAAAATTTCAGTTTTACAATTTCCTGGAACAAACTGCGAATATGATACAAAATATGCCTTTGAACAATTAGGATGTGATGTAGAAATTATTTGGCATAAAAGTAAAGAAATACCTGCAGATACAGATTTAGTTGTGATTCCTGGTGGATTTTCTTACGGGGATTACTTACGAAGTGGAGCAATTGCTAGATTTGCAAATATTATGGAATCTGTTAAAGAATATGCATCTAAAGGTGGAAAAGTTTTAGGTATTTGTAATGGATTCCAAATTTTATTAGAAGCAGGATTGTTACCTGGAGCTATGAAGAGAAATGATTCTTTACACTTTATCTCAAAGTTTCATACTCTAAAAGTAATTAATAATGATAATTTATTTTTAGGATTAACTAAAAAAGATGAGATTTTAAATATTCCTGTTGCACACCATGATGGTAATTATTATATAGATAATGAAGGTTTAAAAGAGTTAGAAGTAAATGGTCAAATTCTTTTAAAATATTGTGATAAAGATGGAAATTTAGTAAATATGAATGGTTCAGTTTCTAATATTGCTGGAATTTGTAATAAAGAAAAAAATGTTTTTGGATTGATGCCTCATCCTGAGCGTGCTATTGAAGAGTTATTAGGTTCAACTGATGGAATCAATATGTTAAAGGGTTTTTTACAATAA
- the purS gene encoding phosphoribosylformylglycinamidine synthase subunit PurS → MKAIVNVGLKQGVLDDQGKATHHALDTLGFKEIVKNVRIGKQIIIELNSSNEEEARSEVAKMCEKLLANTVIEDYNIEIVG, encoded by the coding sequence ATGAAAGCAATTGTAAATGTAGGTTTAAAACAAGGTGTTCTTGATGATCAAGGTAAAGCAACTCATCATGCTTTAGATACTTTAGGTTTTAAAGAAATTGTAAAAAATGTAAGAATTGGTAAACAAATTATTATTGAATTAAACTCTTCAAATGAGGAAGAAGCAAGAAGCGAAGTAGCAAAAATGTGTGAAAAGCTTTTAGCTAATACAGTTATTGAAGATTATAATATCGAAATAGTAGGTTAA
- the dksA gene encoding RNA polymerase-binding protein DksA has protein sequence MPNKSQIDELKQILLERKVNILNNINNSRANIDQLKEQDINDDLDYAELVSDSFTEGMIANHQLDELNQIEESLKKIAAGTYGICDMCGVTIPLGRLKAKPFAKFCTECRTVYEHEFVKRAKN, from the coding sequence ATGCCAAATAAAAGTCAAATTGATGAACTAAAACAAATTTTACTTGAAAGAAAAGTAAATATTTTAAATAATATAAATAATAGCAGAGCTAATATTGACCAATTAAAAGAACAAGATATAAATGACGATTTAGATTATGCAGAACTTGTAAGTGATTCTTTTACTGAAGGTATGATTGCTAATCATCAATTAGATGAATTAAATCAAATAGAAGAATCGCTTAAAAAAATAGCGGCAGGAACTTATGGTATTTGTGATATGTGTGGTGTAACTATTCCTCTAGGTAGATTAAAAGCAAAACCATTTGCAAAATTTTGTACAGAGTGTAGAACAGTATATGAACATGAATTTGTAAAACGAGCAAAGAATTGA
- a CDS encoding phosphoribosylaminoimidazolesuccinocarboxamide synthase, whose product MKISDIIALGLWPESKKTTSLKGIDELENLGYNLFYIGKNADLYTCPGDESKVLLVRSDRCSVFDIPLNLEIEGKGVSQTAISNNGAKFAKNLGIRTAILDETVDNLKVSSRCQMMELCKPLEAEVDGELVQFELIFRNYLTGSLFEATQNGNDPYGLNLPKDLKEWSKFENPLFTPTTKGVKDIPLNSQKVRELFPEIISSLENLFKQFTQFAYNNGIIVVDTKLEVFVNSKGEWVLGDEVLTPESSRFISKEDFDAQNYISMDKQILRDFGKAQNWKEQAKDLKSGEKLEVNVPQEIKDKILSGYTTILERLN is encoded by the coding sequence ATGAAAATTAGCGATATTATAGCACTTGGATTATGGCCAGAGTCAAAAAAAACTACATCTTTAAAAGGTATAGATGAACTTGAGAACTTAGGTTATAACTTATTTTATATTGGTAAAAATGCGGACCTTTATACTTGTCCAGGAGATGAGTCAAAAGTTCTTTTAGTAAGAAGTGATAGATGTTCTGTATTTGACATACCATTGAATTTAGAAATTGAAGGAAAAGGTGTTTCTCAAACAGCTATTTCAAATAATGGTGCAAAATTTGCTAAAAATTTAGGTATAAGAACTGCAATTTTAGATGAAACTGTAGATAATTTAAAAGTTTCTTCTAGATGTCAAATGATGGAATTGTGTAAACCATTAGAAGCTGAAGTTGATGGAGAGTTAGTTCAATTTGAGTTGATTTTTAGAAATTATTTAACAGGTTCATTATTTGAAGCAACACAAAATGGAAATGATCCTTATGGATTAAATTTACCAAAAGATTTAAAAGAATGGTCAAAATTTGAGAATCCATTATTTACACCAACAACAAAAGGTGTAAAAGATATTCCTTTAAATTCTCAAAAAGTAAGAGAATTATTCCCTGAGATTATCTCTAGTTTAGAAAATTTATTCAAACAATTTACTCAATTTGCATATAATAATGGGATTATAGTAGTTGATACAAAACTTGAAGTATTTGTAAATTCAAAAGGTGAGTGGGTTTTAGGTGATGAAGTTTTAACTCCTGAAAGTTCAAGATTTATTTCTAAAGAGGATTTTGATGCTCAAAATTATATATCTATGGATAAACAAATATTAAGAGATTTTGGAAAAGCTCAAAATTGGAAAGAACAAGCAAAAGATTTAAAATCTGGTGAAAAATTAGAAGTTAATGTTCCACAAGAGATTAAAGATAAAATTTTGAGTGGTTATACAACTATTCTTGAAAGATTGAATTAA
- a CDS encoding membrane lipoprotein lipid attachment site-containing protein — MKKVLFGTVVALALLTGCTEEKKAPVTQTETTQEVKKDETSATPVVQDEVKAEETKVEETTPATEEAKAEETK; from the coding sequence ATGAAAAAAGTTTTATTTGGAACAGTAGTTGCATTAGCATTATTAACTGGTTGTACAGAAGAGAAAAAAGCACCAGTAACTCAAACAGAAACTACACAAGAAGTTAAAAAAGATGAAACATCAGCAACTCCAGTTGTACAAGACGAAGTGAAGGCTGAAGAAACTAAAGTAGAAGAGACTACTCCTGCCACTGAAGAAGCTAAAGCGGAAGAAACAAAATAA